A genomic region of Methanofollis sp. contains the following coding sequences:
- a CDS encoding radical SAM protein gives MDWLRLKASLLAAGKVKVAGVPPGKYLSSSTAGPGAGGEGSVFYSVDGMRVRLSVDPTADLVLIHEGKGNATIPFRGEMLRGVLEVPGFHCPRQAFITLTSSCIFSCRYCAVPGRAGRTKSTEEVVAMVRSVLGRIDAISLTSGVAGSIEEEERRALDAVRALVLFDLPIGVSIYPTQDSPRRLKEAGAIEVKFNIEAATPGLFAGMCPGLEWNLVWEVLEESVRLFGKNHVQSNVIVGLGESDEEMAAAVRRLCSIGVIPVLRPLTPSAGLAHFTRPSADRLLRLHAIAQAEMAAAGLDAREARTMCAVCMGCDLVPGRD, from the coding sequence ATGGACTGGCTGAGGCTGAAGGCGTCACTCCTTGCCGCGGGAAAGGTGAAGGTCGCGGGCGTCCCCCCCGGCAAATATCTCTCCTCCTCCACCGCGGGGCCCGGCGCCGGCGGCGAGGGTTCTGTCTTTTATTCTGTTGACGGCATGAGAGTCCGTCTTTCGGTGGACCCGACCGCCGACCTCGTCCTCATCCATGAGGGGAAGGGGAACGCGACCATTCCCTTCCGCGGCGAGATGCTGAGGGGCGTCCTTGAGGTGCCGGGCTTCCACTGCCCCCGGCAGGCCTTCATCACCCTCACGTCGTCCTGCATCTTCTCCTGCCGGTACTGTGCTGTCCCTGGCAGGGCCGGGCGGACGAAGAGCACGGAGGAGGTCGTGGCGATGGTCAGGTCTGTCCTCGGGAGGATCGACGCGATCTCCCTGACGAGCGGGGTGGCCGGGAGCATCGAGGAGGAGGAGAGACGCGCCCTCGACGCGGTGCGAGCCCTCGTCCTCTTCGATCTGCCCATCGGCGTCTCCATCTACCCGACGCAGGACTCCCCCCGTCGCCTGAAGGAGGCCGGGGCTATCGAGGTGAAGTTCAACATCGAGGCGGCGACGCCCGGCCTCTTTGCCGGGATGTGCCCGGGCCTTGAGTGGAACCTCGTCTGGGAGGTGCTCGAAGAGTCGGTGCGCCTCTTCGGGAAGAACCATGTCCAGAGCAACGTCATCGTCGGCCTGGGGGAGAGCGACGAGGAGATGGCGGCGGCCGTCAGGAGACTCTGCTCGATCGGGGTGATCCCGGTCCTCCGGCCCCTCACCCCCTCGGCCGGCCTCGCGCACTTCACGCGCCCGTCGGCAGACCGTCTGCTCAGGCTGCATGCGATCGCACAGGCGGAGATGGCGGCGGCCGGGCTCGACGCGAGAGAGGCGAGGACGATGTGTGCGGTATGCATGGGCTGCGACCTCGTGCCCGGGAGGGACTGA